Genomic segment of Bicyclus anynana chromosome 18, ilBicAnyn1.1, whole genome shotgun sequence:
ATATCTTGTTGTTATTATTACAATCAATAAAACAAGCCCACATTGTAAACTAATGTAATGTTgacattatctatacttataaaaaatctgtagagaggtcaattctttacattaaatatatttccaaaataattatcagggagtgattagtgatctatactgatgccaaaaatgcaatcagtaaaatacaGACTGACAAgtctgtatgttcattatagaaacaaaaactacttcacggattttaacaaaacttggtaaaaatattcttcatactcctgggcaggttaaagtatccACTTAGCTACAATGTTACTTGGGGTAATAAAGATACAAAATCTAGCTTATTTTCATTCATAAATACAATGGGCTCATGAAAACCATAGTGTAACCGCAGTGCAAGAGGAGCGCAACGTATTTTGATTCCCTATCTTAGAAGTGCCGCATATCGAGGATAATTTGAGTTTTCGGACAGTAAAATCTGGGACATATAGCACATTCTCTCATTTCAATAACAGTGTTCAAGCAAGCATGCAGGCTTTGACAGGCTTATAGTGAAAATGTTTGATTCTAACTTTAACTAGCAGATGTCAATGATATTGCTGGGACTGAGCATAACTTGCTCTCTGAGGGATGAAACCAGCAAATTCCCCACTTTTTTACTGACAATAAAGTACTACTAACTAGAGAGAAAAGATTGCTTATTGcttgatatttgtctatttctttcacAAGAGATATGTCTCTAGCCTATGTTATGGTCTATGGTCGCATTTTACGCCTTACTGGTCTAATGTGGCCGGTATGTTTCACTGTGACTTGTTCTATCTCTCAGCTACAGACGGAGTTGGTTAGACAGCAGAGGATCCTGCTGGAGGAAGAGACCAAGTTGCTTTTGGAGAAGAAAAAGTTGGAGTATCTCCAGGTAATATAGATATCCTGTCACTTTCTGAAAAACGTAACTTGTGCTCTGCATATCAGCAAGCAAAAGCAGTCTTTAACTGGCTACaaacgtaggctatattttattcccatatgaCTACGCGAATGGGAATTGAACGTGTGAACCCATCATGAGATGTCACCCGCATAGTATTATGCCAGTATAATATAGtcttaaaaatatagttataagTTAGGTTAGTAAGCCAAGAATTGTAAGTTAGTTGAATACTTGTCTGAatgtagaaaaattcaaaaacattcgaaaaatcggaaaaaaaatgttgaatatatttaaaatttttgtagaTCTGATTTGCAATATTAGAACAATGTCCTTTACCTGGCCTCATTTTCTTATAGGTATAATCGGATAGACATAATATAGGTAAACAATTTAGCATTTCAATTTTGCAAAATTCTATAGCAATTTCTATGGGTTCAACAAATGTTGGTCAATATGTTAACTGATGTTGATAAAGAGTTGGCAATCTTTGCCTTAAAGATATGCCACTTTTAGCAACCGTGAGTGGACTCTGGTTTACAATAGGTACATAACCAGTTAACTAAAACGTTATAGCCAGGCTGAGATAGACCATACAAATTTCTCATTTTAATTCACAGCAACTTGGACCAAATGATTACGAGAAATTCAAAAAAGTTGAAGAAGTATACAGACGCGACGACCCGCGAGAGATTTCCGAATTTCTCAAATCAGGTCAATCGACAGGTCAACCGGAACCCGTCCCTGCTTCAGTGAAAGTTGGGAAAAAAAAGTTGCCTGCTTTTGTGTGGCCTTGCAAAGCTGTCATTGCTCAAATGAGGAAGCTGATCATCTCACACAAAGAGATAGATTCATCGAACCGCTCTTTATTCTATGACCTCCTAACTACTACGCTGAAAAAGCGTTTAACGATTGCTATGGAGGGCAAACCGAAGATAAAGAATAAGAGTGTCGTAGGTGTCTATAGAAAGATACATCCCTTTCACACTGACATTCAATTGGTGGACGAACTCGTCAATACAATCAAGACGAGTTGCTGGCCTTTAAACACGCCGACCAATGAGACCTCTGCTGTTGCAGTAAATTGCGACGAAGGTCCATCTACAGGGGGCCAGAACCAAGCAGGTAAACACTTAACAATCGATATATCCCAGGATTTGGGAGTGGAACATGGTAATATTCCCGCTTTCATGttaatatctttattgcaaAACGTTCCCTCGTGTACAACGGTTTAAGCCATATTTTACAACTGAGCTAATGTTGATGTCTGTCGTGTCCCATTTTAAAACAAAGGCACTTgtatgtttcataaaaatcattgAAATGGCGATGTCGTAGACATTCGCCTTTCAGTCGATACCAAAATGTAATCAAACCACTTTTGCAATTTGATGATGAGTTACCTTATGTGGTCTACTCGCATGGATTCTGCGTGCGTTTGATGcattggtaaaataaataacagttttgGCCAAATATTTTGGGAACGATTCAGCTATCTCCATTGAGACATTCTAATTATGGTTTATCACAATATGATGTCCTAAATAAGTTGAACCACAGTAAGTTCAACCACAGGGAAGGTTTTGCAGTAAACGATGAAGAACAATAAGAGAAACAATTACATACACAGGTGTCAGAAACCTCGATTCGACCTTTGCTGGATCCAGTCGCTTTAGCAACTGAAAAGACAGCAAGGTTTTGACAGAGAGGTTCTAATGTATTTTAGGAAATGAACAccgttaaattttaaatacataaattggAAGGGGAAATATAGATACCATTAGTCCAAAGCCGGGACCTGGACAGATCTTGAGTAATGGCTAATTAGTGAAGAACTGTTATCAATTGAAGGGATATTTGTTGAGGGTGTAgatgacttgttaggaggtttAATTTCACTAATTCCTATTTTAAAGAGTTACTGAGCTACTGCTCTACTATTGTTTCTTACTTGGTTATGTTTGTTTGGTGTTCATCTTTGGAAGTTGTTGGTGATATTATTGGCATAACTTAGCATAACTACTATGCCTCAGGTAACTCAGGTTTGTATTTAAATAGTTCCCAAAACGCTGACATCAAATACTCCTAGATACTCCTATGTTATATTTGGCTTTGGTTGTAATAGTAATGTGTGCAGGCAAATTTATGGCAACTAAAGGAGCATCAGTAAATTGTAGCTAAGCAAagttttttttgtgaatttgaATCAATGTCACTTGCCTCATCATGTCAttaaataatagggatgatgacaatatttaaataaatttgtatgtataaattaagagcATGGTAATAatatctgcaatcattacttttggagctacgtggatttaaagggtcatgtAGTAAACGCCCCATATTAAATGGCACGAATGAatgacgataaaatatttttaattccttTTCACCCATTTAATAATGCGTGTCTGTTGTGCTCACGTTTCTTTAGTGGTAGTAGAGATTTCTGTGATGATGGGGATGTATTACCGCCTGCTGCCAAGCAGCATATCAGTGCTCCAGTGTAATTACAGGCCGAAGGTTGACCTAAGGCCTAAGGCACACAAGCGTCTGAGGATGTGTTCCTTGCGAGCTCTGCGATTGTTGCATTGTTTATAGGCGATGGGTtccacataccatcaggtgaccaTCTTAACTCAACTTAGTTCAATTAGTTCAACTTGGTCtgtcaattattattaccaaaaaagttacacacgcacacacatatTGACTTTATGCTGTCGCCTTACTACTGCATCAAAAGCCAGTTTCCTTTATTAGAATAACTATaacaactaaataaacaaacatttatacacTCGTCAGATGATAACGAGATAGATTTGACGGCGGACGACGCTGAGCAAGGCTACTGCTTCGATGACGATCATCTGGTTGATCTGGACGAGTTCGAGGACATGGAGGATGCTGTGCAGGACTGCGATGAGGCTGCGGACGGAACGGGGTGAGACGGATTACTACGAGGGATGCCTTTTAAGTTGTGTCGTTTGAAATATGTATAGacaatttaatagatttttaccATGACGGAGTATAAGGAGTTTCAccatcagaagcggttgtctgcaaaacacaattattgaatgaaagtctgtcaggtctaacaattcccacttagaatgttaccaataaaccctgagtggaagagaatgaccttgagtggagtcacgtacttgtgaacgatgtgtttagggttaaaggatcctttgactgttaacaaacactccccttttccagtccagtcactctccccgcctattccaagtaacccataaagaattacacaacaagagatgtggacggctcgaacgccacgagcacactggagccgtccgtaccgcaggTCGTttcaacgcggcgataacaaccatttattgtttttcaaaGAATTCTCCACGATATTTACCTAATACATCTTTGCATGCGTTCAAACCAGGTTAAAACATTTATTCCACTCTGAAGTGGAGCTAGTCCTAtagatatttacatttttacaactgACTTGACACCTTTAAATAGACGATACAATAAAACTATTCGATCTCTGAAACATTCTTTTGTTTACGAATTCTAAATTCAATAAGATCTTTTTAGaaagaactttttttaaataatcgcGAGAAGTTGGCAAATGACACAATTTAAAAAGCAGTCCTCGCAAATCTGATATCGAATTTGCCTTTAATTTGGTGTTGTCAATTTTtttctataggtacttataataaatctgtagagagatcaattctgtacatgaaatatatttccaaaataactatcagtgatcgatactgatgctaaaaatgcaatcagtaaattttttgtctgtctgttcggcactgggtaggggttgggtaagggtagttgaaagtttacatagactTTCAcatggacgaaatcgcgggcgtccgctagtttaaaataatattgtaatttttctaataattaGAGTAAGCCCGCGACTCTGTTTGCGTATAGTtctggttttcacaaatcccacgggaaccatggaatggatttattaatttatgattttgaCGATTTTTTCGACAGCACTGAAAATGAAAAGCCGACCACGGCCGAAGACGCTGACACCAAATCGACGGAGGCGACTGCAGCTGAAGAAGTCATTGAGCCCATTACGACAAAACCGACCAAGGAGGACGATGTAACCGAAACGGCTGATGGCGTCACTGACACCAAACCGATAGAAGTTCTCATATCAAATTAATCTGATTGCTGTTGGGGATGAGGTAATAATAATCAAGCTAACTTTTCTATAAATAATGCAAAACCTTTAAGGTTCAAcagtttcagttgtgtgcattttaagaaattaaatatcacgtgtctcaaacggtgaaggaaaacatcgtgaggaaacctgcataccagagaattttcttaattctctgcgtgtgtgaagtctgccaatccgcattggcccagcgtggtggactattggccgaacccctctctttctgagaggagactcgagctcagcagtgagccgaatatgggttgatgacaacaaactccaaaaattaatttaataacctGAAATAGGCCCATGTAATCCTGAAGACAAAGCTATTTAGATATTTGTTACTATAtcactttttatgttttcagaAACCTGCAGTCTTAGAATAAGTTTGggttaaataaagaaaataaagaactTTTATAGAATGATACTTTAATTTGCTTATAACTAAGATTACAATGAATATTGTATGGTATTAACATAAATTAGTGTTGCTTTATTAAATCGTGTACATtctaaatgtaatgtaatttatatcATTAAATTGAACAACACTAAAATGGAGTTTCATTACTACAACTCAAAAtgaactttataaataaaataaattaatgaaatgacAAAAAATTATGACAGTATTAAAATTGCCTGGGTCTATTCTCTTTCAACAAACttatgcttcgaaaactaaaatgtATGGGATGTCCATATCCAATTTGAGTTTTTTGGGAAATCCCATTTTTTCCCTTTCTAAATGCTTATCattaatacctattatatacatatatattactCAGAAATCTTCTAAATCGTCATCAGGTATATCATCGATTAAATTTGACTCCACATCTTCCAAAGTTTCAACATTCTTTTCAGTTATTTCTCCTTCCTTTGTAGCATTTTGATCATCACCTGACTTTGTCGCACTTTTGTCGTGAGctgtgaaataaaatgaaatatatgtctattattaaaagttcttaaagtccgggatccgtagaacatttttaacaactgattactttcaagttaatttttcgtgacgATGAGATGTAGTTACACATCTCAATGAGactatcaacttttttatttacgaaaattctcgatTCTGGTAGCTGAGTTAGCAggaaatttctgagcgtcggaacgagacaaTGTACAACGCAATTTGTatgacattgtggctgttaagtttaTAGCTGTTACTGATAATCTAGCTACATCATcggcttagcaccgtcttcaacCTGATCAGCTGGTagaacacaataatattatggtgttatttttcgcttcttAGTTTGGTGGTACGTTTTTAAGTCTGTTGTATTTATtctctttattaaatttttatttttccatttttagtgtaaaatgtatatatacTACAACTACAtgtaaaaaattactttaattctATTAACGAACACCCTACCATTCCCCCTCCCTCCCCCAATTCGCAAATcttcattaaattgtaatgcttaaaaaaaaaaagtattttttacttgaaaatttaagAACACGCTTCATTTTTGAAAGTTCTCGA
This window contains:
- the LOC112046091 gene encoding uncharacterized protein LOC112046091, with translation MVNVIISRIPQTVTFVKFVHFLKKAILRCKKEFYVNYYNPEVDGYKQMSFSTTLKKAQKVQKTLDGFVYIHAYKQYALACWLENLDEEVIEVKPPEHNTPIVPVYSKKKGKGNINQNAQYNPPQNHQGDIREDREEYYEPAPKNARYSGSLVDTKSKSRSGGADHSSDLNALELQTELVRQQRILLEEETKLLLEKKKLEYLQQLGPNDYEKFKKVEEVYRRDDPREISEFLKSGQSTGQPEPVPASVKVGKKKLPAFVWPCKAVIAQMRKLIISHKEIDSSNRSLFYDLLTTTLKKRLTIAMEGKPKIKNKSVVGVYRKIHPFHTDIQLVDELVNTIKTSCWPLNTPTNETSAVAVNCDEGPSTGGQNQADDNEIDLTADDAEQGYCFDDDHLVDLDEFEDMEDAVQDCDEAADGTGTENEKPTTAEDADTKSTEATAAEEVIEPITTKPTKEDDVTETADGVTDTKPIEVLISN